The following proteins are co-located in the Microbulbifer sp. VAAF005 genome:
- a CDS encoding Orn/Lys/Arg decarboxylase N-terminal domain-containing protein — MHHFGQQRHNSMLALIASSEVDDNSAPGRAAMRLQAELSERKIDVITTTSGSDACAILSTNTAIQCLLINWTLPGEAKCPTLVVLEELRARNPQMPVFLLADQQTVSNMPRRALELANDFIWMLEDTPTFIGGRIQSAIERYRHAILPPMFRALTHFARVHEYSWHTPGHTGGTAFLKSPAGRAFYDFFGENMLRSDLSVSVTELGSLLDHSGPIAKGEQYAAKVFGADRTYYVTNGSSTSNRVILMASVTRGQLALCDRNCHKSVEHAITMSGAVPTYLIPLRNNYGLIGPVPPQQLTASSVANAIRQNPLSKHAKNSRAVHAVITNSTYDGLCYNVRRVEELLGESVDRLHFDEAWYSYARFNPIYRDRFAMYDLGETDTKNGPSKFATQSTHKLLAALSQASMIHIRDGRKPIEHGRFNEAFMMHASTSPLYSIMASNDVSAAMMDGPGGKALTEESIAEAVAFRQVLARLQQEYRDKEEWFFGGWQPEHVTDPSNGHNYAFHSAPAELLCHEPSCWLLGPGESWHGFGDIEPDYCMLDPIKVSITTPGINPDGKLSASGIPANIVSKYLDNLGIIVEKTTDFTILFLFSIGITKGKWGTLINALLAFKRDFDANRPLSECLPNLIKKSPAYRNIGLRDLADNMFASMKKLQTTVQMSAGFSALPRADCSPVQAYETLVRGDVEMLPLSKLPGRTAATGVVPYPPGIPLLMPGENFGDEDSPALIYLRTLEAFDQQFPGFTHDNHGVEVQDGHYHIYALRGDSP, encoded by the coding sequence ATGCATCATTTCGGACAGCAACGCCATAACAGCATGCTGGCCCTGATCGCCAGCAGTGAAGTCGACGACAACAGCGCTCCCGGCCGCGCCGCCATGAGGCTACAGGCAGAGTTATCAGAGCGAAAAATTGACGTAATAACAACCACCAGCGGTAGTGATGCCTGCGCCATACTGAGCACTAACACCGCAATCCAATGCCTGCTGATTAATTGGACCCTGCCCGGTGAAGCGAAATGCCCCACGCTGGTTGTATTGGAAGAACTTCGCGCCCGCAATCCCCAAATGCCGGTATTCCTTCTGGCAGATCAGCAGACTGTCAGCAACATGCCGCGACGGGCCCTGGAATTAGCCAACGATTTTATCTGGATGCTGGAAGATACTCCGACCTTTATCGGCGGTCGCATCCAGAGTGCGATTGAAAGATACCGCCACGCCATTCTTCCCCCCATGTTTCGCGCCCTGACCCACTTTGCCCGGGTCCATGAATATTCGTGGCACACACCCGGCCATACTGGGGGAACAGCTTTTCTCAAATCCCCTGCGGGTCGCGCTTTTTACGATTTCTTTGGGGAAAATATGTTGCGCTCGGACCTCTCTGTTTCTGTAACAGAGTTGGGATCGCTTTTGGATCACTCGGGCCCCATTGCCAAGGGAGAGCAATATGCAGCAAAAGTATTTGGTGCGGATCGCACTTACTATGTAACCAATGGCTCTTCGACATCCAATAGAGTGATATTGATGGCATCGGTTACCCGGGGGCAATTGGCTCTGTGCGATCGAAACTGCCATAAATCCGTCGAACACGCGATCACCATGTCAGGTGCAGTTCCAACCTACCTGATTCCCCTACGCAACAACTACGGCCTCATAGGCCCTGTCCCTCCCCAACAGTTGACGGCCAGCTCTGTTGCCAATGCTATTCGGCAAAACCCGTTGTCCAAGCACGCCAAAAACTCCCGTGCCGTTCACGCAGTCATTACTAATTCCACCTACGACGGTCTCTGTTACAACGTGCGCAGAGTGGAAGAACTTCTCGGCGAGTCCGTTGATCGCCTGCACTTTGACGAAGCCTGGTACTCATACGCTCGATTTAATCCTATCTATCGAGATCGCTTCGCAATGTACGATTTGGGAGAAACCGACACGAAAAATGGCCCGAGCAAATTTGCCACTCAGTCAACACATAAGTTACTCGCCGCATTGTCCCAGGCATCGATGATTCACATTCGCGATGGGCGTAAACCCATTGAGCATGGGCGCTTTAATGAAGCATTCATGATGCATGCCTCAACCTCCCCACTTTATTCCATCATGGCCTCCAATGATGTGAGCGCAGCAATGATGGATGGACCGGGTGGAAAAGCATTAACAGAGGAGTCAATTGCTGAGGCCGTAGCGTTCCGACAAGTATTGGCCCGTTTGCAACAGGAGTATCGCGATAAAGAAGAATGGTTCTTCGGAGGTTGGCAGCCCGAGCATGTCACCGACCCCAGTAACGGGCACAACTACGCCTTTCACAGCGCCCCAGCAGAACTCCTGTGTCATGAGCCCAGCTGCTGGTTATTAGGCCCCGGCGAGTCATGGCATGGATTTGGTGATATTGAGCCAGATTACTGCATGTTGGACCCGATTAAAGTATCGATTACCACCCCGGGGATAAACCCTGATGGCAAACTGTCTGCATCTGGAATACCTGCCAACATCGTCAGTAAATACCTGGACAACCTCGGCATTATCGTGGAGAAAACTACCGATTTTACGATTTTGTTCCTGTTTTCTATCGGTATTACCAAGGGTAAGTGGGGCACTCTAATCAATGCTTTACTGGCCTTTAAGCGCGACTTCGATGCCAACCGGCCCTTAAGTGAATGCCTGCCAAACCTTATAAAAAAGTCCCCAGCCTATCGCAATATCGGGCTGCGCGACCTTGCAGACAATATGTTTGCTTCCATGAAAAAATTGCAAACCACAGTGCAAATGTCTGCAGGATTTTCAGCCTTACCTAGAGCTGACTGCAGTCCGGTACAAGCTTATGAAACCCTGGTTCGCGGCGATGTGGAAATGCTTCCGCTAAGCAAGTTACCGGGACGTACGGCTGCCACGGGCGTTGTACCCTACCCTCCAGGTATTCCTCTGCTAATGCCCGGCGAAAATTTTGGCGATGAAGATAGTCCGGCATTGATTTACTTGAGAACTCTGGAAGCCTTCGACCAGCAATTTCCAGGCTTTACCCACGATAACCACGGAGTAGAGGTGCAGGACGGCCACTATCATATTTACGCCCTGCGGGGAGACTCGCCATAG
- a CDS encoding thiamine pyrophosphate-dependent enzyme has product MQTVSEIIVDTLVKAGAKRCYGIVGDTINHFTSAVRTSDLEWIHVRHEEVGAFAAGGESYLTGELSVCAGTAGPGSLHFINGIFESHRNGAPVVLIASRIDRAEQGFGYPQEVDQQKLYEQCSVFCETMTHPEQARRMIVQAAQTALTRGGVAVVQISGDLFKEKSKDSLPWSVHRPEWLARPSDSELDALAKKINAAKNITIYGGIGCRHAHDEVIKLGQHLAAPIAHTTKSKEFLEYDNPCHVGMTGILGNPAGYRAMETCDLLLCLGTDFAYTQFYPEKATIIQIDAEAPHLGRRAPVDMGLVGHVGPTIEALLPRLKARTDSTFLNDLLERYKKDREEMKSRGKEKDPSLIHPQFVAQTLNKLADEDAVFTADGGACMVWMLRDLTANGKRSFLTSLSHGTMANAYPQALGMAKAYPGRQVIAMCGDGGMTMLMGDLLTLVQEKIPLKVLVFNNHSLGFVEMEQRIEGLLDSYTDLHNPDFGRVAEACGISGASIESADQLEDSMKRWLATDGPALLSVPTNRVELVMPPEVTAQQVTSTALFGLKAILNGRADEVVDLLRDNFLR; this is encoded by the coding sequence ATGCAGACCGTTTCAGAAATTATTGTCGATACACTGGTCAAGGCCGGCGCCAAACGGTGTTACGGCATTGTCGGCGATACCATCAATCACTTCACATCAGCGGTGCGCACTTCCGATTTGGAGTGGATACATGTGCGCCATGAGGAAGTGGGCGCTTTCGCCGCTGGGGGTGAGTCTTACCTTACCGGTGAGCTGAGCGTCTGCGCCGGAACTGCCGGGCCCGGCAGCCTGCACTTTATCAACGGCATATTTGAAAGCCATCGCAATGGCGCCCCGGTGGTACTGATTGCCTCCCGCATTGACCGTGCGGAACAGGGGTTCGGCTATCCACAGGAAGTGGACCAGCAAAAGCTCTACGAACAGTGTTCGGTCTTCTGTGAAACCATGACCCACCCGGAGCAAGCCCGTCGAATGATTGTGCAGGCTGCACAAACTGCGCTTACTCGCGGTGGAGTCGCGGTGGTGCAAATCAGCGGCGACTTGTTCAAGGAGAAGAGCAAAGACAGTCTGCCCTGGTCAGTACATCGCCCTGAATGGCTAGCGCGTCCGTCTGACTCTGAACTCGACGCCCTGGCAAAGAAAATCAACGCCGCAAAAAATATCACTATTTACGGCGGTATCGGCTGCCGTCACGCTCACGATGAAGTAATAAAATTGGGACAACACCTGGCCGCTCCTATTGCCCACACCACCAAGTCGAAAGAGTTTCTCGAATACGACAACCCCTGCCATGTGGGCATGACCGGGATTCTCGGCAATCCCGCAGGCTACCGGGCCATGGAGACTTGTGACCTGTTACTATGCCTGGGTACCGATTTTGCCTACACCCAGTTCTACCCAGAAAAAGCCACCATTATTCAAATTGATGCGGAAGCGCCGCACCTGGGGCGACGCGCTCCTGTGGATATGGGCCTGGTTGGGCATGTGGGTCCAACCATTGAAGCCCTCTTGCCCCGATTAAAGGCCCGCACCGACAGTACCTTCCTTAATGACCTTCTCGAACGATACAAAAAAGATCGGGAAGAGATGAAAAGCCGCGGCAAAGAGAAAGACCCCAGCCTGATTCACCCTCAATTTGTCGCTCAGACGCTCAACAAGCTGGCCGATGAGGATGCCGTGTTTACCGCCGATGGCGGCGCCTGTATGGTTTGGATGCTCCGCGATCTCACTGCCAACGGCAAACGCTCATTTCTTACCAGCCTTTCCCACGGCACCATGGCCAACGCCTACCCCCAGGCGCTTGGCATGGCCAAAGCCTATCCCGGGCGCCAGGTCATCGCTATGTGCGGCGACGGTGGTATGACCATGTTAATGGGGGACCTGCTGACACTGGTGCAAGAAAAAATCCCATTAAAAGTCCTGGTATTTAACAATCACTCCCTCGGCTTCGTAGAGATGGAGCAGCGCATTGAAGGACTACTCGACAGCTATACCGACTTACATAACCCGGACTTCGGCCGCGTTGCCGAAGCTTGTGGCATCAGTGGTGCCAGTATCGAGAGTGCGGATCAGCTTGAGGACAGCATGAAGCGCTGGCTCGCCACTGACGGACCGGCGCTACTCAGCGTACCGACCAACCGCGTGGAACTGGTGATGCCACCAGAAGTTACGGCGCAGCAAGTCACCTCCACCGCACTGTTCGGACTTAAGGCAATACTCAACGGCCGCGCCGATGAGGTGGTAGATCTTTTGCGAGACAATTTCCTGCGCTGA